The following coding sequences are from one Triticum aestivum cultivar Chinese Spring chromosome 5A, IWGSC CS RefSeq v2.1, whole genome shotgun sequence window:
- the LOC123106992 gene encoding uncharacterized protein, with protein sequence MNHQRRKEALRDPSFTEEAFNALSSADAYIRAARDGLAKATHQLSKDMRLYHQVLMAKNNTLSKELEDCQTKLTVVTAELENLKKSKKAPDGLVEQLEEMLKVAQVDKQHAKGQEAAGQHILTRTMNEKNNMQDANIKQAKELKDVRAQLSDALKENSVLTGQPEGEVSGFRGDLLQELSKVHEQARKVMRNMAKALCPSDSSPRMMEELADLFKGAHLRFELWKASACREGAQEAQAMVKTRYTGLDPNHMARVRPRGPDG encoded by the exons atgAACCATCAGCGGCGGAAAGAGGCCTTGCGCGACCCAAGTTTCACTGAAGAGGCGTTCAACGCCCTCAGCTCTGCGGATGCATATATCCGggctgctcgggatggacttgccaAAGCTACTCACCAGCTTTCTAAGGATATGCGG TTATATCATCAGGTACTTATGGCGAAAAATAACACGCTGTCCAAGGAGCTTGAAGATTGTCAGACCAAGTTAACtgttgttaccgccgaactggagaattTGAAAAAATCCAAAAAGGCGCCTGATG GATTGGTAGAGCAGTTGGAGGAGATGCTGAAGGTTGCTCAGGTGGACAAACAACATGCCaaagggcaagaagccgctggtcaacaTATATTGACACGGACCATGAATGAGAAGAACAATATGCAGGATGCAAACATCAAGCAAGCCAAAGAGCTAAAGGACGTGAGAGCCCAACTGtcggatgccttgaaggagaaca GTGTGTTAACTGGGCAGCCTGAGGGAGAAGTGTCCGGGTTTCGAGGCGACTTGCTGCAAGAGCTGTCCaaagtgcacgagcaagctcggaaagtaatgaggaacatggctaaggctttatgTCCATCCGATTCCTCTCCAAGAATGATGGAGGAGCTTGCggatttattcaagggagctcatcttcgttttgagctatggaaggcaTCAGCATGTCGAGAAGGTGCACAAGAAGCccaggccatggtgaaaacgcggtataccggacttgatccaaatcatatggcccgggtcagacctcggggaccagatggatga